The sequence CTAGTTTTCGGCAGTATAAGCCTGTCCGAAAAATACATTACCTCTTGCCCCTCGTACTTCTCGTGCGCGGTATAGTGAAGCCCGTACACGATTCTGCGACATAAGGGGTAGAGCTTTTGGGTGATCGCAGCATAGTCATAGGTGACAATCCACGGCTGCTTCATCCGCAGAATTCGCGCCTGTAAATCGTGGTGGTCTTGGATGCTGTAGTCATTCATGTACAGCAATTGACTTCGCTCAATATATGGCGGATCGAAAAAGATAAATGAATTGCCGCCAATACCAGGGATGACCTTGTTGGTGAATTCCAGGGCATCCATCTGGTAGAGATTGATTCGCTCTTTGTACCTGCCTATTTTTTTAATTCGCTCGATAAGCTCACTTCTGTTGAATCGAACCCCTAGCGTCCAGTCCCCGGCTTGATCCTTTCCTCCAATCACTCCGCCGCGAATAATCCCTGAGCGATTTGTACGGTTGAGAAAGAGCGCGGAGAACCCGAGTTCGTGCAACTCTGCCGATTCGCGCCGCCTATAAACCTCGCGGTGGCGGCGCCAAGCAGGCATTGTGATCTTGGCAGTTCTAATCCTGTTGCAGAGCCATTCAGTCTTATTGAGAACCGTGTGCCAGAACGCAAACACTGGCCGACTCAAGTCGTTCAGGTGAACGACCGAAGCATACTCCTCGAAAAGCAGCCCGATTGCGACCGCCGCGCCCCCGGCATACGGCTCGACATACTGAGTGTCTTGCAGTCCGTTGAGCTCAAGAAGGCGCACAACGACGCCAGCAAGGCGCCGCTTTCCGCCTGGATATCGCAACGGCGTGTAGTGCAGCATAGCCATTATGCTAGCGAGTGCCGGCGCTCATGGCCATAGGAAGCAGTTTACGGCGACCACGTGGCCATTACGAACGGCTGCAAGCTGCTCCAATGAGCGCGTAAGTCGCCTGGCGCGGGAAATGCGTTCTGGTTGTGGATATAGTCGTGCATTAAGTCAATCGACGGAAGAAGGTAGGAATCTCTAGCCATTGCCTTTCGCACTGGCTTTGCTTGCTGGGCCGTCAGCTTCTTTCGAGTCAGAAGGTCGTTTAGAACATGCTCCAGCTTATTCCTGAGCTTGTCGTGGGCGGTTGCTGCCAGGGAATGCGAAGAGATGTATTCATCGGCGCTTAGCTCGATAAAGACTCGCAGCAATACGGCAACGGCGTTTGTGTGGCTCTCAAGGCTGAGCGTCCGCAGTTCGCCTTCGATCGCTCGAATCCTGGCGTGACGTATTCTAAGAATGCAGTCGCTTGGGATTAGATGGTCTCGTGCCTTCGACCGCCGAACCTTCTTTGTGCTTTTGGTTTTTACTGCGCCCTTCTCGTTGCTTTCCTGGATGCCGCGGCTTTCGCCTTTCGTTGCCGCAACTACAACCGATGCTGGCAGCTTATCTGCGTAGCCCTTTCGCTGTGCTTTCTTGTATAGGTCGCTGACAGTCGTCTTTCCAGATGCGAGATCGCTGGCAACGTACTTTAGTGCCTTCGCGACTTTTTTGTCGTTCGCGAGAACCTGAAGTTCGCCTCCTTGGAGGCCAAGGCCGAGCTTAGCGCGAACCTCTGGCGTTCCAAGAACTCGCCTTAGGGTGGAAGCCGGCACCTCGGCGCGCTCGTCTGGCGTGAGAACGCCCTGCGCCTCCAAATAGTCGAGTGCCTGTGTGCTAAGATCCTTCGGCCCGCGGCGCGCGCGAAAGCGGTTTGCTTCGTCGCCTCCCCATCGAACGACTCCGGCCCCCTCGTTTTCTCCGGTGTGGCGGAGCATTATCCAATGCTCGGCTTCGGCACGGTTTTTGACTGCAACGCACTGCACCAAATCAATTGGGGATTCGCGATATGTTTTTGAAAGCGATCGCATTGACGCTAGGGCCCCGGCGTCCAGCGAGCCAATAAACGTATCAGGGTTTTCCAGGGCTTTGAGTGCAACCAGTCGACGATTTCCTTCCAGCACTATAAAGCGGTTCTTCTCGTCGTCTGCCGGCATCACGATTGGCAATTCGGAAAGACTAAGGCCTTCGGCGACGATATCCTTGGCGAGTGCTACAATCTTGCCTGGCATCGCCTTGGCCAACGCACGCATAGTTTCCCGCTGCCCCTCATTGGGCTGCGAAAGGCGCGGGTTTTCGGAATCAACAAGCAGGTTCGACGGCGCTATTCCGAGGTATTCGGCCATCTTGGTCCCCCATAGAATCCCGGATGGATAGTCAAGCTGGGGGTTATGGTATCATTAGGGCCTATAGTTAGCGATGTATTTGCGCGTGGTTTATGTCAAAACGGCGCTGCAGGTCGCGCTTGCGAACTATTTCCCGGGCTTTCCCGGGTTTAGGCGCCCGACCAAAAGGAAACGCCACCCGGGATGGAGACGATGCCAAAGCGCCGGTTCCGGTTCGGGCTGGGAACGCTGTTCGTGCTGATCGCGGTTGCGGCCCCGGCGCTGGCCTGGACCGGCTACTCGCTGGAGTGGATCAGGGACCGCAAGCAGGCCTTGTCGGAAACTCCGATGTTTCCAGATGGCGGCTGCATGATGCTTGGCTCGCAGGACATCACCGCCCCCGGCTGGCTTTGGCTCTTCGGTGAAACAGGCAGAGATCGCATCGAGACGCTCCATGCGTCGCCCGAGCAAGTTGAGCGGCTCAAGCATCTGTTCCCTGAATCCCTGGTGTTCAACTTTGCCCCGATGAAGAGGCGGCGCGCGGTCCAGCAATAACTTGCTGGGACACTTCCGGCTCGCGGTCCAGCCAGGTTTTTTCATGCGCCAGCGGGTAGGATGAGGTCATGGCACGCCCAGCAAAAAAAACGCGCCATACTAGAAGCGAGCGAGCTGACAATCGT is a genomic window of Pirellulales bacterium containing:
- a CDS encoding DNA adenine methylase codes for the protein MAMLHYTPLRYPGGKRRLAGVVVRLLELNGLQDTQYVEPYAGGAAVAIGLLFEEYASVVHLNDLSRPVFAFWHTVLNKTEWLCNRIRTAKITMPAWRRHREVYRRRESAELHELGFSALFLNRTNRSGIIRGGVIGGKDQAGDWTLGVRFNRSELIERIKKIGRYKERINLYQMDALEFTNKVIPGIGGNSFIFFDPPYIERSQLLYMNDYSIQDHHDLQARILRMKQPWIVTYDYAAITQKLYPLCRRIVYGLHYTAHEKYEGQEVMYFSDRLILPKTSELLAPRMKLVPYRSRLKART